The Osmerus eperlanus chromosome 15, fOsmEpe2.1, whole genome shotgun sequence genome includes a window with the following:
- the xylb gene encoding xylulose kinase isoform X2: MAQNSDSLYLGFDFSTQQLKVVAIDGGLNVVYQNNVQFDRELPEFRTQGGVHVQADRLTVTSPVLMWVKALGLLLEKMRIDGFHFSHVKALSGSGQQHGSVYWRRGSSQTLRQMEPGKSLHQLLQSSFSVVDSPVWMDSSTTHQCQNLEAAVGGAQRLADITGSRAYERFTGNQIAKIHKTKTDQYINTERISLVSSFAASLFLGGYAAIDYSDGSGMNLMDITSRTWAPRCLEAVAPGLQDLLGDPQSSTAVLGSVSSYYVSRYGFSQDCRVVAFTGDNPGSLAGMRLQEGDVAVSLGTSDTVFLWITEPHPTIEGHIFCNPIDCQSYMALICFKNGSLTRERIRNECAGGSWEAFSLALQSTPPGNHGNIGIYFDTMEITPSAMGVHRLDKDGNEAPGFPPQTEIRALLEGQFLAKRLHAERLGYRIIPGTRVLATGGASSNQDILQVLSDVFSAPVYTIDVANSSCLGSAYRALHGLVADQGVSFSDVVQKAPEPKLAVTPTPGSQEVFQLLLKRYAELEKKILQESYP; the protein is encoded by the exons ATGGCGCAGAATTCGGATTCTCTGTACCTGGGATTTGACTTCAGCACTCAACAG CTCAAGGTTGTGGCTATTGACGGAGGGCTGAATGTGGTGTACCAGAACAATGTCCAGTTTGACCGTGAGCTGCCCGAGTTCAG GACCCAAGGAGGAGTCCATGTCCAGGCTGACAGACTGACGGTCACTTCCCCAGTCCTTATGTGGGTGAAG GCCCTGGGCCTGCTTCTGGAGAAGATGAGAATCGATGGATTCCACTTCTCCCATGTGAAGGCCCTCTCTGGGAGTGGCCAG caacaTGGCAGTGTgtactggaggagaggatccaGCCAGACCCTTAGACAGATGGAGCCTGGAAAGAGTCTGCATCAGCTGCTGCAG AGCAGCTTCTCAGTGGTAGACAGCCCAGTGTGGATGGACTCCAGCACCACACACCAGTGTCAGAACTTGGAGGCAGCAGTAGGGGGCGCTCAGAGGCTGGCTGATATCACCGGCTCCAGAGCCTATGAG CGTTTCACAGGAAATCAGATTGCCAAGATCCACAAAACCAAGACTGACCAATACATAAACACCGAG AGAATTTCATTGGTCAGTAGTTTTGCAGCGTCGCTGTTCCTCGGAGGCTATGCTGCAATAGATTACAGTGATG GTTCTGGTATGAACCTGATGGACATCACTTCCAGGACCTGGGCTCCACGCTGCCTGGAGGCTGTAGCACCAGGCCTGCAGGACCTGCTGGGAGATCCACAGTCTTCTACTGCTGTTCTG GGCTCGGTCTCGTCCTACTACGTGTCTCGGTACGGCTTCTCACAGGACTGCAGAGTGGTGGCCTTCACTGGAGACAACCCAG GATCCCTGGCTGGGATGAGACTACAGGAAGGAGACGTTGCT gtgagtctGGGCACCAGTGACACAGTGTTTCTGTGGATCACAGAACCTCATCCAACCATTGAGGGACACATTTTCTGCAACCCTATAGACTGTCAGTCCTACATGGCCTTGATatg CTTCAAGAACGGCTCCCTGACCAGAGAACGAATCAGGAACGAGTGTGCTGGAGGATCATGGGAAGCTTTCTCCTTGGCCCTGCAGTCCACGCCTCCGGGTAACCACGGCAACATAG GGATTTATTTTGACACCATGGAGATCACTCCATCAGCAATGGGAGTTCACAGACTGGACAAGGACGGCAATGAG GCTCCGGGGttccccccccagacagagatcAGAGCTCTCCTGGAGGGTCAGTTCCTGGCAAAGAGGCTACATGCTGAGAGACTGGGCTACAGGATCA TTCCAGGTACCAGAGTTCTGGCCACGGGAGGTGCCTCCTCCAATCAGGATATCCTGCAG gtctTGTCAGATGTTTTCAGTGCACCAGTCTACACCATTGATGTGGCCAACTCTTCCTGTCTGGGTTCTGCATACAGGGCCCTGCATG gcttgGTTGCTGACCAGGGTGTTTCGTTCTCTGATGTGGTCCAGAAAGCTCCGGAACCCAAACTAGCTGTGACGCCCACACCTGGCTCACAAGAG gtgttccaGCTACTGTTGAAGCGCTACGCTGAGTTGGAGAAGAAGATTCTACAGGAGTCCTACCCCTGA
- the xylb gene encoding xylulose kinase isoform X1: protein MAQNSDSLYLGFDFSTQQLKVVAIDGGLNVVYQNNVQFDRELPEFRTQGGVHVQADRLTVTSPVLMWVKALGLLLEKMRIDGFHFSHVKALSGSGQQHGSVYWRRGSSQTLRQMEPGKSLHQLLQVDVCLSVCLLVYEVCICICRVMCFWSCVCVCVVCLQSSFSVVDSPVWMDSSTTHQCQNLEAAVGGAQRLADITGSRAYERFTGNQIAKIHKTKTDQYINTERISLVSSFAASLFLGGYAAIDYSDGSGMNLMDITSRTWAPRCLEAVAPGLQDLLGDPQSSTAVLGSVSSYYVSRYGFSQDCRVVAFTGDNPGSLAGMRLQEGDVAVSLGTSDTVFLWITEPHPTIEGHIFCNPIDCQSYMALICFKNGSLTRERIRNECAGGSWEAFSLALQSTPPGNHGNIGIYFDTMEITPSAMGVHRLDKDGNEAPGFPPQTEIRALLEGQFLAKRLHAERLGYRIIPGTRVLATGGASSNQDILQVLSDVFSAPVYTIDVANSSCLGSAYRALHGLVADQGVSFSDVVQKAPEPKLAVTPTPGSQEVFQLLLKRYAELEKKILQESYP from the exons ATGGCGCAGAATTCGGATTCTCTGTACCTGGGATTTGACTTCAGCACTCAACAG CTCAAGGTTGTGGCTATTGACGGAGGGCTGAATGTGGTGTACCAGAACAATGTCCAGTTTGACCGTGAGCTGCCCGAGTTCAG GACCCAAGGAGGAGTCCATGTCCAGGCTGACAGACTGACGGTCACTTCCCCAGTCCTTATGTGGGTGAAG GCCCTGGGCCTGCTTCTGGAGAAGATGAGAATCGATGGATTCCACTTCTCCCATGTGAAGGCCCTCTCTGGGAGTGGCCAG caacaTGGCAGTGTgtactggaggagaggatccaGCCAGACCCTTAGACAGATGGAGCCTGGAAAGAGTCTGCATCAGCTGCTGCAGGTagacgtctgtctgtctgtctgtctgttggtctatgaggt ttgtatttgtatttgtagaGTTATGTGTTtctggagttgtgtgtgtgtgtgtgtggtgtgtctgcagAGCAGCTTCTCAGTGGTAGACAGCCCAGTGTGGATGGACTCCAGCACCACACACCAGTGTCAGAACTTGGAGGCAGCAGTAGGGGGCGCTCAGAGGCTGGCTGATATCACCGGCTCCAGAGCCTATGAG CGTTTCACAGGAAATCAGATTGCCAAGATCCACAAAACCAAGACTGACCAATACATAAACACCGAG AGAATTTCATTGGTCAGTAGTTTTGCAGCGTCGCTGTTCCTCGGAGGCTATGCTGCAATAGATTACAGTGATG GTTCTGGTATGAACCTGATGGACATCACTTCCAGGACCTGGGCTCCACGCTGCCTGGAGGCTGTAGCACCAGGCCTGCAGGACCTGCTGGGAGATCCACAGTCTTCTACTGCTGTTCTG GGCTCGGTCTCGTCCTACTACGTGTCTCGGTACGGCTTCTCACAGGACTGCAGAGTGGTGGCCTTCACTGGAGACAACCCAG GATCCCTGGCTGGGATGAGACTACAGGAAGGAGACGTTGCT gtgagtctGGGCACCAGTGACACAGTGTTTCTGTGGATCACAGAACCTCATCCAACCATTGAGGGACACATTTTCTGCAACCCTATAGACTGTCAGTCCTACATGGCCTTGATatg CTTCAAGAACGGCTCCCTGACCAGAGAACGAATCAGGAACGAGTGTGCTGGAGGATCATGGGAAGCTTTCTCCTTGGCCCTGCAGTCCACGCCTCCGGGTAACCACGGCAACATAG GGATTTATTTTGACACCATGGAGATCACTCCATCAGCAATGGGAGTTCACAGACTGGACAAGGACGGCAATGAG GCTCCGGGGttccccccccagacagagatcAGAGCTCTCCTGGAGGGTCAGTTCCTGGCAAAGAGGCTACATGCTGAGAGACTGGGCTACAGGATCA TTCCAGGTACCAGAGTTCTGGCCACGGGAGGTGCCTCCTCCAATCAGGATATCCTGCAG gtctTGTCAGATGTTTTCAGTGCACCAGTCTACACCATTGATGTGGCCAACTCTTCCTGTCTGGGTTCTGCATACAGGGCCCTGCATG gcttgGTTGCTGACCAGGGTGTTTCGTTCTCTGATGTGGTCCAGAAAGCTCCGGAACCCAAACTAGCTGTGACGCCCACACCTGGCTCACAAGAG gtgttccaGCTACTGTTGAAGCGCTACGCTGAGTTGGAGAAGAAGATTCTACAGGAGTCCTACCCCTGA